Proteins encoded within one genomic window of Triticum aestivum cultivar Chinese Spring chromosome 2D, IWGSC CS RefSeq v2.1, whole genome shotgun sequence:
- the LOC123051299 gene encoding anthocyanidin 5,3-O-glucosyltransferase-like encodes MHGAAATWTPRKQVVLYPSPGMGHLVSMIELGKVLAARGLAITIVIVSLPFVDTGARGPFLAGVTAANPSVSFHCLPQVDVPPLDSDHPEAVTYEVAGLSIPHLRGFLAGASPAVLVVDFFCSIALDVAAELGVPGYCFFTSPAEVLAFSLYLPVLHARSAASFREMGEELVHVPGIPALPATHFPKPLMDRDDPAYIWSLRVSPDLCRSQGIIVNTFRSLEPRAVDAIAAGLCTPPGLPTPSVYCIGPLIKSEEVGVKRGHECLAWLDAQPTASVVFLCFGSLGVFNAEQIRQVAIGLEASGKRFLWVVRSPPNNDPAKRFEEPPEPDLDALLPEGFLDRTKATGLVVKSWAPQRDVLAHGAVGGFVTHCGWNSVLEAVMAGVPMLAWPLYAEQRMNRVFLEEELGLAVAVDGYDTEVVDADEVAAKVRWLMDSDGGRVLRERTTAAMGRAREALREGGESNLTLTRLVQVWMLGNIEDDAGSTR; translated from the coding sequence ATGCACGGTGCCGCAGCCACCTGGACGCCCCGGAAGCAGGTGGTGCTGTACCCGTCGCCCGGGATGGGCCACCTGGTCTCCATGATCGAGCTCGGCAAGGTGCTCGCGGCTCGCGGCCtcgccatcaccatcgtcatcgtgAGCCTGCCGTTCGTCGACACCGGCGCCAGGGGGCCGTTCCTGGCCGGCGTCACCGCGGCCAATCCCTCCGTCTCCTTCCACTGCCTCCCGCAGGTCGACGTCCCGCCGCTCGACTCGGACCACCCCGAGGCGGTCACCTACGAGGTCGCCGGCCTCTCCATCCCGCACCTCCGCGGCTTtctcgccggcgcctccccggccGTCCTCGTCGTCGACTTCTTCTGCAGCATCGCGCTCGACGTCGCCGCGGAGCTCGGCGTCCCAGGGTACTGTTTCTTCACGTCTCCCGCGGAGGTCCTGGCTTTTTCCCTGTATTTGCCGGTCCTGCATGCTCGGAGCGCGGCCAGCTTTCGGGAGATGGGGGAAGAGCTCGTGCACGTGCCGGGCATCCCCGCGCTGCCGGCGACTCACTTCCCCAAGCCGCTCATGGACCGTGACGACCCGGCATACATATGGTCGCTGAGAGTGTCCCCCGACCTCTGCCGCTCCCAGGGAATCATCGTCAACACCTTCCGCTCGCTCGAGCCACGCGCCGTGGACGCCATCGCCGCCGGGCTCTGCACGCCCCCCGGCCTACCTACGCCCTCAGTCTACTGCATCGGGCCGCTGATAAAGTCGGAGGAGGTGGGCGTGAAGCGCGGCCACGAGTGCCTGGCGTGGCTGGACGCGCAGCCGACGGCCAGCGTGGTGTTCCTTTGCTTCGGCAGCCTCGGCGTGTTCAACGCAGAGCAGATCAGACAGGTAGCCATCGGCCTGGAGGCAAGCGGCAAGAGGTTCCTGTGGGTCGTGCGGAGCCCGcccaacaatgacccggcgaagaggTTCGAGGAGCCGCCGGAGCCGGACCTCGACGCGCTCCTTCCGGAGGGCTTCCTGGACCGGACCAAGGCCACAGGCCTCGTCGTCAAGTCATGGGCGCCGCAGCGGGACGTGCTGGCGCACGGCGCCGTGGGCGGTTTCGTGacgcactgcgggtggaactcCGTGCTCGAGGCGGTCATGGCCGGCGTGCCCATGCTGGCCTGGCCGCTGTACGCGGAGCAGCGGATGAACAGAGTGTTCCTGGAAGAGGAGCTGGGTCTGGCCGTGGCCGTGGATGGATATGACACGGAGGTGGTGGACGCCGATGAAGTGGCGGCAAAGGTGAGGTGGTTGATGGACTCCGACGGCGGGAGGGTGCTTCGGGAGCGGACGACGGCGGCTATGGGAAGGGCCAGGGAGGCACTACGCGAGGGTGGAGAGTCGAATTTGACGTTGACTCGACTGGTGCAGGTCTGGATGCTTGGCAACATTGAAGATGACGCGGGTTCCACGAGATAG